The sequence GGCTGGGGAGGCCAGTCCTCTTCAGCCTACTCGCTTAATTTCTGCTATTTGGAGGCAAGTTTTGGGCAATTGCAAAATTGTCCCTCATTGACCCAGTGTTAAAATGGCAATGCACttacttattattattaaaggTGAGACATGTACTTCTCACAATACTTTCTCATTACACTTACCTCAGGTAGCTTTATACTGAACTTAAATTGGATGTTTCAAAAAACATGACAAGGATATTTTGTATGCACATCTAGAATATATGGCACATCAAATTTTGGGAGAGGGAAGCATACACAGACAAACTACGGAAAAGAAAAGGCTATGCAATACATAGCTGCATCTGAAATGTGGCTATGAAGGAATAAGACCCTTTTGCGAGTCTAGAGGAATCAGCGCGGTTGTAGAAATGGCTGAGCCAGCACGTGCCATGCAGCAGCCGTTTACGGCAGGTCAATACGTTGATAGggagaaacaaaacattaactgTCATACCAGCCATTGCTATGCAAGCATACACACCATGCAATGTCCGTATCACCAAAATCTATGGCCCGAGCTACAAGACAACTATGAAACTATAAGGCCTACGTTGTCTTTAAAAGAACCTATTAGTGATGGGAGGGGCTGGAGGCAGGGAAGAGAGGGACGTAGGACATGGTCGACATCAGCAATGTCAGGGAATGGTACAAACCTTGAAGCTGCCCTGTGGATAGTAATCCTCCCCCTcgcacaaagtgtccaaagacTCGGCAATGCTCTGCCGTAGGACAGGCAGGGGAGGGACAGACGGTTCACACGTCAGCACAACCCTACCTCACAATTAGGGGTGGATatcggtttggcttaataaggtccaagtccaagtttaggtccagagatttaggttcaggtccggacctgaacctggacctgatcctgtcgggttgatgttttgttttattagaccaatattaagcatagagaatcaATACTGACACGctcgactataaaagtttcttggtgagaagactttcaagataaacagGTGTTTGATAtttacacttattttaaatgccttttttgtcagaggggagactcaaaacactttttatcaaacaacatagaaacatgtatttgtactttgttcaggttttttttggactcaggttttaggctttcaggttttttggactggGTTCTTGAATGTTACAAAGGTccaaatcaggtccagcgaaccggtatccacccctactcaCAATGCAAGTAACCACTCCCCACTACACCAGAAACACCCGTTACAGGACCTTAACCCACGTGTTAGTAGAGCGGAAAAGTACGTATTGATATGTCTAGATTTTTTTGGGCTGGTAACATCAAAGAGATTAAAAGTCAGATGCTTTCCAACTTTGATTCCGACTTGAACTGAATTGCATCGTCTGATATTTGTAgattattttattcataacaTTGGCTAAACCATTGTTGTGTAGAGAATCATATCAGCAGCTGTGTAAACATTATAAGAGCCATACGACTCttcattttgtgtgtttatgtcgTTTATCTCAAAGTACAATCACAAACTGTAGTATGCTATACCAAGTTGGTGTCCAATAAGCCTGTGCTATGATATGTTCAACTGTTCCTTGCCTTGGATATGATAAATTTATGAGGGAGTGGTCATTTGCATCGaacatgtaaaataaaaaaatacttctGCGAAACGTTGGAGTCAACAAGGTATGAACTGTGGATGTGATGAGGAGGAACGAGAAATGGAGGAGAGGAATGGAAGACACAAGGGATGAATATGTACGGTGATGAGACAACAGGGTTTGTTACGTTGTGGAGAGGATGGTGTGACTGTGGTAAGACTTGAACATCACACAACACGCTACCCTCGACAAGACCACATGTATATAGGACTGGGTGAGTATTCAAACCACTCTCAAACCAACACACGTCATGCAGGAAAACCTCCTGCCTACCACAAACCAAACGTGAATGTGGTCAAAACACAGGCAGAGCATGAGGCCTGGTTCATGATGCAGGATGTCACGACAAACAACCTACAGTGGACACTCTCTGTTCCTACAGTGGTTAGTTCAGCAGGGTCAGCACACACAAAGAATAAAGATGGGAGGCACAAGCCTTTTTGTTGCCTGGTCGGGAGTAGGCACTATAGAAGTCATCTGTCGTGTCTGCGTCAATGAAGGGGATCTGGTGGCCAAAAAATAAAGGCGGGCAATGGGGACAGCggaggagagagaaagagggatgGGAAAAATACAGACGTTACAAATACAAGGAATGCACTAATTGGCTACTTCCCTGATAAAAAAGACGGTTGTTAGATTGTAGGTAACTGTAAGTTATGAATGTAGGCATCACACTTTTCAACAATTTGTAGAAGTTCCTTCAAATCAAGCAAACTTTCCCCCCTCCCTTTTTTTCTAAAGCTTGTCACGCAGAAAAAAGGATGATCAGTAAACAATGTGAAAAGAATTTGTTTAGATTTCTGGTGTCCAGGGAAGCAGTCTTCAGTGCCTATAAATAATGAGCTAAGCACAAAATATTAATGACACTGCTAGCCTATGATTAAGCCATACCTCGGACTATGTACGACTTGATGATGAAACGTAAAGAAAAAACGGGCCACAAAGCAAAATTCAACTGAGATGGAAAAGAAAGCAAAAGCCTGGAGGACAAATCTAGCACAATCATTCTGAGACTTCTTTCACCCAACAATACGTCATCGTCATCAATGTGCCACACAACAGCACACTGTAAAACATGGATACAAATACATGATACAACTCTACCACCAACATGTCAAAACAACACATCACAGACACAACCTTCTTGTCTGGAAGAAGCTGTTTTCATACTTACTTGAGTTACGTGTTAGTTTACGTCAAATTCAACAGACTACTTCCTTGACAAGAAGTTaaccaaataaaaacaaacactgCACTCACTACACAAGACACTTAGAACAAATACTCCACCCTTTAATTACTCGGAAAAAAAAAGCTTTACCAGTGCCTAAGACACGAGATATAGCACCAAAGTCTTTTACAACCCAAAAGACAGTAAGAAGAAACGATGCCATGCACTACAAACACATGCACTACGAATAAACCACaccacaaacacagacaaaaccACCTTGATGATGAGATCAGACTATGATGTTCAACACCACAATGAAATCAGAGAGGGTGgaaccacagaacacaacagtTAGTACAGAACTTATTTGTTCAAAATATCAGTAAaacggctccgcccctgaggcctCGCCAAAAAAATCAGCATGCAAAATTAAAGAAGGGTATCTGCAGGTTTTCTTCACAGCTGTCCCAGACTAACTAATCTCCTTACCTCGTCACCCTGCGGAGGAACGTCGTCTGCGTACGGAAGTTTCCCAGCACCAACAGCGTCTGCACTGGCAGACATGTCCGGTGGGAGCTTTGACAAGTCTGGTCGATTCTGCTCGCGGTATGGGGCATAGCCAGGGGCTGGAATAGAAAACTTGCTTATAGAAGCGACCATTTCCTTTGAGGATTCTGATCAATAGCTTGAATAGTCTGCACTTGGTTTAATCATTTTATTTCTCTCATATCCTCAAATGTCAAAGCAGAATTTATCCAAAAAGTTAGTAACTTACCTAAGAAAAGATTTGGCATTAGCATGCAAACTACACCTTGCATGATGCTAGTGAAACAATGAAGGCTATGTCAGCAGTTGTCTACCTAGTCTACGGTGCTGTTGCCACAGATGTGTTGATGGTGTGGGATCTACTCACTAGTGAGACCGCACATGACACCAACGAGTAGAAAGAGAAAACCTTCCATACATGTCCACAAACCTGCATCCATGCTCTTGCTGGAGAAGCGTTTGCTGAGGGTTCGCTCGAAGTTCGGGGCCGGGCGGTCGATCAGCGCGCTGATCTGCCGCGTCTGGTGTTGGGTGCGGCCGCTGTAGCGGAACTTGGACCCGAGGCGTAAGATTTTGCTCTTGGGTGGGGGCTCGGGGGACACCAGCCTGCATAGTAATGAAGAAACAACAGTGGGTTAAATACTGATGAAAGTATGATAATTCTATAGCATGAAAGCAGACCTTTGCATGATACTACTGTCTTCAACGGATCATACAATGCTGACATATTTCAAGCATACCTGTTCATGCCATCTATTTTACATTGACTAATACAATACagtcctttttttaaaacaattttctgGGTTTGTGGGATTTCTTTTCAGAAAGGAAAGCATTCTAAATCCAGCAGGAGTTTAATCAAATATAGCAAACAACATAAGATCTGAACAGTTACATGCTGCATGGTTTTAAAAGAGGATGAAACAATCATGAACAAGTACCTGAAGAAGGTGTGATGCTCCACGCAGACTTTCCATAACCTTTTGGCAGCACGGTGGTTGGGCAGCTTGAACCCAATGGTGCTCTCAAACTGCTCAAACTGGGGACAAAGGGCTCATGTAAGAACAACGACTGGATCAGACAACAACCTACTCTTGTGCACCAAACAGGGGGCAACCACATACACTTCCTGAGCACACAAGTCAGTAGACCCAAATATTTTCACTTGTTTCTTCCAATCAGGTGCCCCTCAACCATATTGCAAGACAAAAATCTAGGAGTATCTTTCTAATACAAAAGGGTCCTCAAACCACAAAATTCTAAGAAATTTGTGTTTGAGTTTTGTCTTTGAGGAAGAAATCATTCTCCTGAAACAAGAGCTTGGtttttgtttttgaagaagACATCATTCTCCTAAAATAAGAGCTTGGTGCATAACAGTAGGCTTTTGTTGTTCCCCGCAAAGACCTGTCCCatcatttgattgacagctgagcTTCATAGAGATTTCTAGGAAAGGATCCGGCACTTACTATTGGTGAGAAGAGGGAGTCCTCCTGGAGCAAAATTTGCAAGACAGGATTAGATAGATAATCACCAAGCACATCACAAGGTCTGTGGGGGTGGACGCTGTCAGCGTGAGAGTTAGAGAGAGAAGATGTGCCACGAGACAGGAGACAATCAGATTAAGGTTTTGTGccaagctgtcaatcaaagtgGACATAGCAGATTGATTCAACAGCATGCAAGACAGTCAAAAGAATCGTCTCTTCATGCTTGGTCCAAAAATTTCGTTCAAGTCAATAAAATGTCTGGTTTTAAAATCTGAGCAGATGTTACAAACCAATACTAAGATTTACATAGTTCAACTTGCTGTTTTGATAAGCAAGGGTATCACTGGAATAGGTCAGTGCGTGCAAGCCTGAAAGCCAATGGCATTTTACCTTTCTGGCTTTCTTTTCTAGTTCCTGATTACGAAAGCAGGCTCGGCATGCGATCCGTTAGACCAAGGGCAAGAAGAGACAAGAGAAGGTTGGACTCGAAAGTCAGAGGAAAGGTCTGGACTGATTAGTTTGGAACAAAAGTGAGAGGAATGTCGAGACATTGTGTACACAAGTTAGTGTGAGGGTGGTAGAAGCAGAAATGTGCATATGTTAGCGTGGTTAACAACCATGAATGTGTTAAGTGTGAAAAGGCAACTACGCTACAGACATAGCCAGGAAAGTGATATGTTCCACAGGAAAGGAAGATATGCTCCTGGAATTCTCCATGTGAAGCCCAGCTGTTGTATCCTTGAACCCAAATTGTGACTTTTTAACGCATTCCCTCATAAATTCTTCCAttatcaatacaaatttggtaacACCTTTACCATCTCCAttaaaaattcaatcttttccaTACCCAAAAATTTCCTTTATTGTGCTACTAGCTTATAAGGTCAACTTCCAGTTTGGTCCAACCATAATCAAGAAGTGTTGAGACTGTGCACTCATAGCGGCAGGGCTTCTCATGACAGAAGGAAAGCTGGACTGCTTAACGATCAACACACAACGATCCTTACCTCCCCGGGTCGGATCTTGATGTAGAAGTTGCTTCTCTTGTAAGAGATCTTCAAGATTTTGGGCCAAGCGAAGCGATTTATCCTGAGCCGGTCCCGGTAGATCAGTAGACCGTTCGCGCACACCCCCAGCATGATGTCCACGCCTTCAGAGTCCTGGAAacaaaagaaagacattaaagtcTAAGCCTTCTTGAACATTTAGTGGTTACAttttttctgtttcaaaatttgggTGAGCTGAAAAGGGAAACTCAATGgtaacaaaataaagaaatcataTATCGAGGTATAAACAAGCGTTTTCCATCCTAAGCACATCAGATAAGCAAGATGAATCTGTTTGCCTGCAGTACCAGTTACTCTTGCATGGCTGCGCTTTTCAATCACAAGGCTAACCTGTGgactttctgtacatgtatatcacctACTGCATAAGAAATTCATAGCTACAGTACAAACTTAAGGCACTGACACAGAAAGActcaaaagaaaggaaaaatagTATAAAGACAAATTATCACACATAGCACTACTCAATGTTCTCTGAAGAATTTCTAGCACAATTTATCAAGGGTACATATACTGTTCGGGACCACTGGAGCCGTGGTCCTCTCTTCCTTGAAGCTCCCTTGAACTGAGCGTACAAGGTAGCTGCTGAAAGTAAGAAGTCAAACATGTTTCCATGTGCACTTAGTAAAGATGATAGCGTTCTTCTAAACTTGAGTAAGACTAGATTGTCTTTTCAGTAGAGAACTCGATACAGTTCCATAACATCTTCAATCAGCACTCCCAACATTTTGTCTGTTGATAAAGTAAATACTACCCCGAAAGGTTCATAAATTGATAACATTCTCAACAGATAACTATCACAAGAGGAAGTTCGTTTTTTTGTGAAGGAAAGTCGAAGAGTCGTAGATATACAACAGAGTAGCAAGCAGATCCCAACCATGGCCAAGGAAATTTGAGATTCACCTGCATGATATTCAATTACTGCAATTATAAGCCTCGTCACATGCAATGGGTGGAGGACTTGGGGTTGGAGTGCGAGGGTTTCTGTTTGCCAACACAAGCGATATTTTCTACTGCACCAAGGCGgcacactactagtactacgtCTAGTGACAGTAACAGCTACAGAACAGCGTGCAAGGAAAAAGGTGAAAATGCCCACATCTTTTTCGTCCTGACGCACCTTGGCATGGTGCAGGTCGACACCGTACATCGCCAGCTTCTTGGCGTTCTCAAGGTAGTGGAGCTCTGCCTCTGCTGGTGTCTGGCCCCTGCAAGTcaatttcaattctttattccaATACCAACCTTGCAAACAtacaaacgttagcctggatggCATTGATATTTAGAATGAAACGTAGGCacatatatacagtatacacacctacatatatttatatacaggtgtcCATCGTTGCATACCAGATTCTACAGTCTGATTGACAGGTGAAGGAAAGAGTTCTGCAGTCTTTTTCCACAACAGACAATCAAACATTTTATCACAATGGCATACGTTTACAATTCCACTGAGGTCTAGCTGTACATAAAGTTGCTGCAGCTCATGGTAATAGATACCAGTAAAACTTCTAAGGCCATTCTGACATTAAACAGCTTGGGATTACAATGTGAGCAGGAGGTTAAAAcgcaacaaaagaaaaatgggTATCACAAAAATAGTTCCTTCACATAAAAAACGTTAAAAGTTCCTTTACGTTAATGCACCAAGAAGTAAAAAGTTATAGCACACTTTGGTACTATCCAGAAATCGATCAACAACGCAAGTGTATGAAGACCATCTAAAAATGTTGATCTTATCTGTAGCATCATCAATTCAGATTGCTTCAAATTTTGAATACAGTACTTGTGCTTGGCAGTCACATATATGTACATCTTAAAATGAATACCCATGTGTGGTTCAAGTGACtgttactgaccagtctaactggtctggaccttttagcctagtggtaagtgcatTGGCTTTGTATGCTGGTGGGTCGAGTTTGACTCGCCCTGTGCGTTTCACCTAACACCTCCATATTCATAAAATTCTATGGCATGGTAGATTTCTTTGCATTTCCACAGTTCTGCAGCCCAGTGTGTGAAGACtcacttgtgtgttttgtggagTTCCATGACCTTCTCTTCGAGTTCCTTGGTCTGGTTGGGTGCGAACTTGAACTCTGACAGGTAGTCTGCGCTGTGCTCCTCGGGGTCATAGTCTCCCAGCTCTGATTGGACGATGTAGGAGCCCAGCAGGGCGTGTGTCACGAAGGAGCACGGCAGTCTGGGCAGGGGGTACACAAAATCATtagtactgttaatgcagaaattttgTGGTGGTtccatgttcactgttttcacagtgaatttgtcagcgcaaactcaaaaccacagcaaaaatttgtgcccacctacccccttgtttaaGCACTATGTAATGTtaattgtacagtacagtatcatACGGCACCTGTTATGGTAAATACGCagctatcttggtttctgactggctgtcAGTAAACGGCGTTAAGCCACctgtgtttccattatgtgattATAGCaccactattgtttcaaatgcgaacttaaaaccaccgcgaacgcgccattttctcccaaccgtgaaatcaaatccctgcaaacttaaatgtatttacagtatcgtGTCATCAATTGGACAATCTCACCCTAAATTTTACAAAGTAGATCTAATAGTCTAATTACAGTTAACACTACATAACACAGTTTTAGAACCCTACAGTAAAATGTTTTTTGACCGGCTCTGTTTGTAACCATTACCATTATGCGTACTTTGGGATTgtgtttttcttgaatgaagccTTAAAAATCCACATTTAGTACAAGTCTGTGAAATATACGTTGTTATAATGTTCCTAGAAAGATCACCTATTATTGTGAATGCATTATTCattaagtttatgttatgttttgtatcctgatccgatatgattttgtaagggctcccttggaaattagctactcagttaactgaaatGAACTCCAGTGTCTCCCAATCTTTCACCTCCCTACTGCTGTTCATTTCCTTACTCTAAGGGTGCTTCCTTCTACAGATGATGCCGTCCAGTGTGTTATTGTCATTATTATGCCCCATTCATCACCTGAGACTGAATGTATCCCAGAGGTATTGTCGCTCTAACGGACATACGTTCACAGAATCTCAGCCTCCTGAATCTCAATCCATAACAGAACGAAGCACACCCTCGAGGACGAAATCTGTCATTTAGTAGCAAGATTATTTGGGGATGATGCTGCATTACCATTTATATTAGAAGGCTCTATCAAAAATCAAGTGAAGCTGTTTCCTGATGAGCACAGATTGGCATTCAAGGGCTTTATATATAAAAACGTTGCCATCTTGCACAAGGTTGCACATGCTTATTTAGTAGAATTGTGCCTCTTGAATGATGTGAAAACAAGAATTCACTACTATAAGCTCCTCAATGACAAGCCACTCTGTtcatcaaaatttgaaaataagcACTATTAAAGCAATACAAGAAGTAATGAGACGGGCGCTAGGTTCTAAATGTATCAGCCATTGAATAATTCAAACGCGCTCATTCCTGAACAACATCtcaatattgattttcaatgaAAAGCTGCTTCTTTCTCCAGGAAAACAAAACTCCAACCAGAGCAATAAAATAATTTTATTCTTAAAGTTTCTTCCTTCTACCACACTATTCCTGTATTCCCTACATCCTGAGGACAAGAACTGAGCGTCAGACTGTGGGATTTGACCTGTATCATTTTGATTGGGCAGGTCGTGACTAACTCCTAATGGCATGATATTATTGATGGAAAGGCTCTGGAGAGAAGCATGCCTGGGTCTACATATCATTTAGCCTTTACATGAAGCTGACTGATTAGCATAGGTAGAGGCAGGTGTGACGTAGGTGCTGCATTCCCCAGGCAGGTGAAGCCGGGGTCAGTGTCCAGAGGGAACCAAGAGCACACTAGCAATAAACAGTACGAATTTACGGGAAATAAAAAACGTCTTCAGCCAAATCCCCATAGATGATAACACGAATCAATCTGTCAAGGATGCGTGGACCTTTAATTTGTTGCAAGATTTAAGTGCAACCTGCCTTCAAGATTGCACTCTGAAAATCCCCACTTTGACACAGGTCAACGGCAATCAGACAGGCTGGAACCACTAGGCTGCCACAGCCAACCTGAGACGTATCAAATGGAGGTTTCTTAAAAAATCTAATAAGGCCGCTATCATCCCTTCTTCGTTTCACATTGGTTATTTCATTTTGGCGGATTTTACACCGCGTCGCTATTGTGTCATCGCTGTGCGTTTCTCTCTAGGGCCCTCGAGAGGGAAGAAATCCTTTTTTGGACATCAATCAATCCATGGATGCCTTCTCTCCACACTCGGATACTCCCCATTGGGCGTGTTCAATAATGCATGAGGACGAGGCCAGCACAAGGCCGCCTGAAGGAACTGGGGGTGTTTCTTCTCGACGTGCGGAGGATGTACAAGCAGGGTGCAGCGGTTTTCGCACCCGCTGGATCAATAGCCAATAAGATAACGGTATACAAATCACTTCTCACTCCACTTATTCCTGTATCCTTTGTTTGATATGCCTGCTTTTATTACCTGTACAAGGTAGGGATTAAGTAGCTGGCTGATACAAAAATTTACCGAAACATATGACGAAGCTGTTAAGGTAAGCAGATTATGTCTTATCTGATATACTTACCTTCCCTTAAGGATGTCATCTCTGATCTGCAGACAAAGTTGGTACCTGGGGAACAAAGGAAGACATGGTTATAACCCCATAAATGTCACATATTGCTGGTGGTACAACGCCACTTTTTAGTAGAATTATGTATCAATAGATTTACATACATAGATACACGTAACAACTACACCAAATATGCCTAATTTTGAGATAGTATATTACTTTTTAACATTCATATCTAAGTTGTCAAGTAGGACAGAACCAATGTCGTCTATGAATGTTGATTGTGTGATTCTACTTTTATTTCGTGACTGGTAAGGAACGACCATGTTGAACTTGTGTTGACTTGTGCTTTGCTCCTGACAAGGGCAATCCAACACCAGCTCTATCAAAGTCAGGTCCTTACAGAATGTACAGTCATGCTGATCCTGAACTGTGGGAGATGTGTACTAAACACAAGTGGGGGAGGGCAGCTGGAGGCAGGCACAATGAAAGGAATTCCACCAAGGCCCAAATATTTCTGTCTGCATTGAGACCCTGTATTTATTGGTTACTCTATGAACCTGAAATATTCTGAGAATACATGTTCCTGCGTCTGGCCATAGTTCACTAATTCCCCCTTTCTTGTGGCATGCTTTCTGCGCTAAGGATTGCTTGTTCCAAGGCAAAAGGAAGAGAACGTGGCAAAAGTTTCTTAATCAAGAAAACATCATGTCTCAGAATGCTGACTTTCTTCTAATGCTGCAATTCTATACTTTTAATCTGGTGGCATATTGATATCTGCTACAGCTAAAATGGTAGCAACCTCACAGATAAGCTCCTGGTTTAaatcagttgctaactgggagacccagttcaatcctgggtcagggtcaagacatctcagttggggctgtaCCTGTCTTttagaagggacgtaaaatggaggtcccgtgttcaaggaggtgtctCGAGTATGTTTAAGGGGAAAGGCTAGcaatccctccctgtaaaaatattccctgctactgaaaaagcaaggaaacttgctaccttatgtgctactaggcactacaacgGTCTGAAAGAAAAGAATCTGGTGGCATAATACATTTAACCCTTTCCTTCACCATCTATGGTGTTTTTGGCTTGGGCCTAAGTACTAGTAAGACAGCTGAAGATCTGTCCTTACCTTGTGATGTCCTCCTGCAGCTGGGAAGGGTCTGGAGGGTAGAACTTCACATTGAATCCAAACACCCACGGCCCACCTAAAACAGCAAAGATAGATATATAAGACATAACTTCGGTCTTAAAGTTCATCATTAAGGATTCACTGTTGTTCAGTTTATACTTCTTGTGTACCAAGTGCAGTGACTATTTTCAACTACAACATTTAGGAAATGTATTCTTATCTTGTTTTGGATTTACATTAAAAGGGTGACTTGTTAGTGACCATGCCATTGTGTGATGCAtgtcacaatcatcatcataactGGCACATGACATATACAAATGACACACAACCAACCATGCAGCAGGGGAGGAAAGAAAAGCTACCAAGCCGGCATTAGGAAAACAAAAATCGGAAATCTGCCAAGACATTTGCACAGCTGCACACAAAAGACAGCAACACTAGAAGTTTGCCAGGCTATGCGTCTTCACCTCCGATTTCTGCACTAGGCAGCATTCCTTCTCCCTCCTCTGCTTGCATGAATGGTTAGGGGGGAACATTGGTATTTAGTGGGAGGGAGGCTGTTAGAAGGCTTTAGCAAACCAACTAAGTGACTGAACATGAACAAGGCCAAAAGTGTGACATTTGGACATGGACAGAGTGGATATCGTTACCAGAATGGCACTGATACAGATGATTTACCAACAAATGCATCAGCAAACAGAAAGGTTCTCAGGAACTGTGCATAATACGCTGTCAGAGCCTTGAACTTGAATTCACCTGTCCTTGATAACTACGAATTTCAAATGAATACAAAAGGGCAACAACATTGGCAATCAAATTGCTGTATGCTGTGGAAGCCATTTTGTATAATCTTTAAAGACGTGATTGAAATACAATACCCAGTGGTTACACCACTGCCACTTTGTGCTTTACTTACATCACTTATATTACTTTGAAATTTGTATTCCTTAAAACCAGTTCTAGACAATTATAAGGCTCAGATCTCACATCAAAAGAGAAAAACTCAGATTTTCCTTTTTAGATcaataaaaatgtataaaatgacCATTCTGGTAACAGTATACTCTCAGTGATAAGGTACGATGCATAACGCTACCTGTAGGAATGATAACATTCTCTTTCTCTTCCAAATCTGTATGTCACAGGCAGAGAGAGGATggggaaaatgaataaaatgtcaTGAAGAAAAAACCCACATGGTGAAATGAGACATAAGAGCAA comes from Branchiostoma lanceolatum isolate klBraLanc5 chromosome 2, klBraLanc5.hap2, whole genome shotgun sequence and encodes:
- the LOC136427629 gene encoding protein 4.1-like isoform X31, whose product is MPSEEGANEVNQQDAVPAENKTEVKTSPVKKTKPVKMQLCRVLLLDGTEYEVELDKKAKGQQLFDMICDHLNLLEKDYFGITYRDPQDQKYWLDPLKEIRKQIKEEGEGMLPSAEIGGGPWVFGFNVKFYPPDPSQLQEDITRYQLCLQIRDDILKGRLPCSFVTHALLGSYIVQSELGDYDPEEHSADYLSEFKFAPNQTKELEEKVMELHKTHKGQTPAEAELHYLENAKKLAMYGVDLHHAKVRQDEKDDSEGVDIMLGVCANGLLIYRDRLRINRFAWPKILKISYKRSNFYIKIRPGEFEQFESTIGFKLPNHRAAKRLWKVCVEHHTFFRLVSPEPPPKSKILRLGSKFRYSGRTQHQTRQISALIDRPAPNFERTLSKRFSSKSMDAGLWTSPGYAPYREQNRPDLSKLPPDMSASADAVGAGKLPYADDVPPQGDEEPPTVEVKTETVKYVASDEAQPEFTSSVPIVKTESKTITYEQNEDGEPDQDPGVLVSAQTVTSETISTTTTTHITKTVKGGVAETRIEKRIVITGDTDIDHDQYMKKDGTLETHMERTTVLTGESNQDEALADLIKEAADQNPDMTVTKVVVHKEEGEQQVTTNGTGEDD
- the LOC136427629 gene encoding protein 4.1-like isoform X27, translating into MPSEEGANEVNQQDAVPAENKTEVKTSPVKKTKPVKMQLCRVLLLDGTEYEVELDKKAKGQQLFDMICDHLNLLEKDYFGITYRDPQDQKYWLDPLKEIRKQIKEEGEGMLPSAEIGGGPWVFGFNVKFYPPDPSQLQEDITRYQLCLQIRDDILKGRLPCSFVTHALLGSYIVQSELGDYDPEEHSADYLSEFKFAPNQTKELEEKVMELHKTHKGQTPAEAELHYLENAKKLAMYGVDLHHAKVRQDEKDDSEGVDIMLGVCANGLLIYRDRLRINRFAWPKILKISYKRSNFYIKIRPGEFEQFESTIGFKLPNHRAAKRLWKVCVEHHTFFRLVSPEPPPKSKILRLGSKFRYSGRTQHQTRQISALIDRPAPNFERTLSKRFSSKSMDAGLWTSPGYAPYREQNRPDLSKLPPDMSASADAVGAGKLPYADDVPPQGDEIPFIDADTTDDFYSAYSRPGNKKSQGEKDAEQQRRQKNIHEMKMEFLSQTPQPAPGGWDARTPPKTLSEQKEEKEEHEEAAVQETVPPVAEPEVNGTETHAAPEEPAPPEELTNKVDDEIPNVENAVVDELESQEPPTVEVKTETVKYVASDEAQPEFTSSVPIVKTESKTITYEQNEDGEPDQDPGVLVSAQTVTSETISTTTTTHITKTTDDAQQ
- the LOC136427629 gene encoding protein 4.1-like isoform X25, with the translated sequence MPSEEGANEVNQQDAVPAENKTEVKTSPVKKTKPVKMQLCRVLLLDGTEYEVELDKKAKGQQLFDMICDHLNLLEKDYFGITYRDPQDQKYWLDPLKEIRKQIKEEGEGMLPSAEIGGGPWVFGFNVKFYPPDPSQLQEDITRYQLCLQIRDDILKGRLPCSFVTHALLGSYIVQSELGDYDPEEHSADYLSEFKFAPNQTKELEEKVMELHKTHKGQTPAEAELHYLENAKKLAMYGVDLHHAKVRQDEKDDSEGVDIMLGVCANGLLIYRDRLRINRFAWPKILKISYKRSNFYIKIRPGEFEQFESTIGFKLPNHRAAKRLWKVCVEHHTFFRLVSPEPPPKSKILRLGSKFRYSGRTQHQTRQISALIDRPAPNFERTLSKRFSSKSMDAAPGYAPYREQNRPDLSKLPPDMSASADAVGAGKLPYADDVPPQGDEEEAAVQETVPPVAEPEVNGTETHAAPEEPAPPEELTNKVDDEIPNVENAVVDELESQEPPTVEVKTETVKYVASDEAQPEFTSSVPIVKTESKTITYEQNEDGEPDQDPGVLVSAQTVTSETISTTTTTHITKTVKGGVAETRIEKRIVITGDTDIDHDQYMKKDGTLETHMERTTVLTGESNQDEALADLIKEAADQNPDMTVTKVVVHKEEGEQQVTTNGTGEDD
- the LOC136427629 gene encoding band 4.1-like protein 3 isoform X30; this encodes MPSEEGANEVNQQDAVPAENKTEVKTSPVKKTKPVKMQLCRVLLLDGTEYEVELDKKAKGQQLFDMICDHLNLLEKDYFGITYRDPQDQKYWLDPLKEIRKQIKEEGEGMLPSAEIGGGPWVFGFNVKFYPPDPSQLQEDITRYQLCLQIRDDILKGRLPCSFVTHALLGSYIVQSELGDYDPEEHSADYLSEFKFAPNQTKELEEKVMELHKTHKGQTPAEAELHYLENAKKLAMYGVDLHHAKVRQDEKDDSEGVDIMLGVCANGLLIYRDRLRINRFAWPKILKISYKRSNFYIKIRPGEFEQFESTIGFKLPNHRAAKRLWKVCVEHHTFFRLVSPEPPPKSKILRLGSKFRYSGRTQHQTRQISALIDRPAPNFERTLSKRFSSKSMDAGLWTSPGYAPYREQNRPDLSKLPPDMSASADAVGAGKLPYADDVPPQGDEIPFIDADTTDDFYSAYSRPGNKKSQGEKDAEQQRRQKNIHEMKMEFLSQTPQPAPGGWDARTPPKTLSEQKEEKEEHEEAAVQETVPPVAEPEVNGTETHAAPEEPAPPEELTNKVDDEIPNVENAVVDELESQALADLIKEAADQNPDMTVTKVVVHKEEGEQQTTDDAQQ